Genomic window (Hydrogenimonas cancrithermarum):
GCGCGAAAGTGCGTCATGGGCTGCGAACGAAGCGTTTATCATGAACCGCATCGCGGACCTCGGCATGCTTATCGGCATCTTCCTTGTCTACTGGAACTTCGGAAGTCTCCAGTATGATGAAGTCTTCGCGCAGGTCGACCAGATGGACAGTACGATCCTGATGATGACGACGGCGTTTCTCTTTATCGGTGCCATGGGTAAATCGGCGCAGTTCCCTTTACATACATGGCTCGCCGATGCGATGGAGGGCCCGACACCGGTCTCCGCACTTATCCATGCCGCGACGATGGTTACGGCGGGTGTCTATCTTGTCATTCGTGCCAATCCTCTCTACAGCGCCGTTCCCGAAGTGAGTCTTTTCGTGGCGAGTCTCGGAGCGTTCGTCGCGATTTTCGCTGCTTCGATGGCACTGGTCAATCGAGACCTGAAACGTATTATCGCCTACTCGACACTGTCGCAGCTCGGCTATATGTTCGTCGCGGCAGGAATCGGCGCCTACTGGGTGGCTCTTTTCCACCTTATGACACATGCCTTCTTCAAAGCGCTTCTCTTCCTGGGTGCCGGTAACGTCATGCATGCAATGGATGACGAACTCGATATCTTCAAGATGGGTGGACTCGCGAAGAAGATGCGATGGACGATGATCCTGATGACGCTGGCATCCTTGGCGCTTGCAGGGATCTATCCGTTTGCCGGCTTCTTCTCGAAAGACAAGATTCTGGAAGCGGCCTTCGCGACCGACCACTATGTTCTCTGGACCGTATTGTGGGTGACAGCGGGTTTGACGGCATTCTACAGCTTCCGACTCGTCATGCTCGTCTTTTTCGGTGAAGAACGATACAAAATATTCGGTTTCCATCCGCATGAAGCTTACAGGTTCGTTCTCTGGGCGATGGCACCACTTGCCGTACTCGCCGTGATCGCAGGATTTTTCGAGCACGATTTCGTTCATATGATCTCGTATGTACTTCCGATCGAGGAGTACCATGTTTCGACTGCGACGTTCTGGATTCTCGTTGCCGTGACAATGGGTATCGCATTGACGGGTATCGCGGTCGCTGTGTACAAATATGGAAAAGGCGGTTTCAGCAAGAAGTGGGAAGAGACTTTCATCTACAAACTGCTTTTCAACCAGTATTACATTCCGAAGATTTACAACGATTTCATCTGTAAACCCTATGGTGAACTCTCGAGAATCTTCTGGAAAGACCTCGATCTCAGAGTCGTGGATGCAACCGTCGACTTCATCGCGACGACGATTTACAAATCCGGTATGGTTTCCCGCGTCGTTCAAAGCGGTAACCTTTCAAACATGCTGCGCTGGATGGGAGTGGGTCTGCTCATTCTGCTGCTTGCAGCCATCTTTTACAGTCCCGTGCGTTAAGGAGTAGGTATGGATCACATTTTATCAGTCTTGGTTTTCTTCCCGGTGGTTGCCGGGCTGCTTGGCTTTGTCGTCTCAAAAGAGTCGATCCGGGCATACGGTATATCGGTGGCTGCGATTGAATTCCTGCTCTCGTTGTGGCTCTGGTTCAGTTTCGACGGAAGTTATCCTGGAATGCAGTTCGTGGAGATTCTTCCGCTCATTCCGAGTTTTGGCATAAGCTACTATCTCGGTGTGGACGGCATCTCTTTGTTCATCGTCGTTCTTTCAACCTTTATCACGCTGATCGGGCTTATCGCGCTCAGTATCGAAAAAGATCTCAAAAACATGATCATATCGCTCCTCTTTCTCGAGATGACGATGGTGGGTGTATTTCTCTCTCTGGATGCGATACTTTTCTACGTATTCTGGGAACTCTCGCTCGTTCCGATGCTCTATATCATCGGTGCATGGGGCGGTGAGCTGAGAATCTACGCCGCGATCAAGTTTTTTCTCTACACCTTCGCCGGTTCGCTTATCATGCTGGTCGGTATGCTGGTCATGGCCTATCTCTATTACCAGGCAACAGGTGTCTGGAGTTTCGCGATTACGGAATGGCATCGTCTGATTTTGCCGATGAATTACCAGATCTGGCTTTTCATCGCCTTTTTCATCGGCCTCGCGATCAAGGTTCCAATGTTCCCGTTCCATACATGGCTTCCGTATGCACACGGACAGGCACCGACGATCGGTTCGGTCATTCTTGCAGCCGTTTTGCTTAAAATGGGTACTTACGGCCTTGTACGTCTGCCGCTTCCAATGTTTCCAGATGCTTCGGTCTACATGATCTATCCTGTCGCGATCCTGTCGCTCATCATGATCATCTATACCGCGATGGTCGCCTACGCACAGGAGGACATGAAACAGGTCATCGCCTACAGTTCCGTTTCTCATATGGGTGTCATCGTTCTGGGAACGTTCGCGATGAATCCCGAAGGAATTGCCGGCTCGGTATTCTTCATGCTTAGCCATGGTATCGTCAGTGGAGCGCTCTTCATGCTCGTCGGAGTCATTTACGACAGACGCCACACGAAACTGATGAGCGAGTTTGGCGGCCTGGCGAAAGTGATGCCTCGCTATGCGACGATCATGGGTATCATGGTCATGGCGTCCGTCGGCCTTCCGCTTACGATGAGTTTCGTCGGTGAGTTCCTGAGCCTCGCGGGCTTCTATCAGGTATCGCATACGATGACGATTCTGGCGGGGACCAGTATCATACTCGGTGCCGTCTATATGTTGACGCTCTACAAGAAGTCTTTCTTCGGCGACGTCGTACACGAAAAGAACAAAGATCTCAAAGATCTGAACGGAAAAGAGAGCATGGCGCTCTGGTCACTCGTACTTGTCACTGTCTGGTTGGGTGTCTATCCGAAACCGGTCCTCGAACCGATCAACACGAGTGTCGAATCACTCGTTTCATTTATGCATAAAAAAGCGATTACCGATGAAGCCAAAAGCGTGATCAAACCGACGGTAATCAAAAGGGAGGCGGAATAATGTTAGAGCCAATTTCAGTCAGCATGGAGACACTGAACCTCGGTACGCTGGCCCCGATGCTCGTAGCGATTGTCGGTGCATTGGGAATTCTGATCATCGATCTGATCAAGAAAGATCTCGACAAGACACTCTATGTCATGTTGAGTGTCCTGATTCTCTTTGTCGATTTGGGCGTCGTCTTCGGCCAAAGAATCGGAGAGCGCGGCTTTTTCGACGTGATGTTGATCGACGGACTTGCCGTCCTTTCGCAGATCATCATTCTGGCGGCATCGATGATGTTCATTCCGCTTGCACTGACATCCAAGCGATTCCACGAATACAGCTATCCGGAGTTTTTCGCACTCTTCCTCTTCATGGTAGCAGGATTCCAATTCATGGTCGCCAGCGACAACCTGATTCTTATCTTCGTCGGTTTGGAGACGGCAAGCCTCGCGCTCTATACGTTGATCGCGTTGCACAACCGTGAAAAATCTTTCGAGGCTGCCATCAAGTATTTCGTGATGGGTGCGCTCGCCGCCGGCTTCTACGTCATGGGTGCGATGATTTTTTACGCGCTTACGGGAAGTGTCGAGCTTTACAAGATTTCCGAAGTCCTGGCAGAGGGTGGATTCGCCAACATGACGATCCTCCTCGTAGGTGTCGCCTTTATGATCGCGGCACTCGGTTTCAAACTTTCCATGGTTCCTTTCCATACATGGACCCCGGATGTCTACGAAGGTGCGAGTGCCGCGTTGGCGGGGTACATGTCTGTCGTTCCGAAAATCGCCGGTTTTGTCGTTGCGATGAGGGTTTTCGAAATGCTCATTCACAGCGATGTCGTCTGGATGCGCGACATTCTCTACGCTGCCGTGGTCATCACGATGACGATGGCGAATATCATGGCGCTCGTGCAGCACGATGTCAAGCGAATGCTCGCGTTCAGCTCAATTTCGCACGCTGGATTCGTCATGGCGGCGATCATGATTGGAACGACACAGGCCAACAGTGCACTCTTCCTTTACTGGATCCTTTTCCTCTTTACCAACCTCGGTGCCTTCGCAATGCTGTGGGTTTCACGTCACAAAGCGTCGATATGGGATTCACGATACGACCATCCGTATCAGAAGTTTTCCGGTATGATCAAAATCATGCCTGTGGGTGCGGTCGTGATGGCTCTATTCATGCTCTCACTGGCCGGTGTTCCTCCCTTTTCGCTCTTTTGGGGAAAACTTTATGTGATGAGTGCCGCGGTAAACAGCGACTATATCGTCCTTGCACTCATCATGGCGGTCAACAGTGCGATTTCAGCCTACTACTATCTGAAGTTGATCGTCTACATGTTCCTCAAAGATCCGGCGGAAAACGAAGGGACGGTCTATATGCGTAACGCATCCAAACCGCTTCAGACGATCATCGGTTTCTCCGTATTTCTTACGGTATTTGCGGTGTTGGCGGTCGATCCTATGCTGGAGTTCATTACGACATATGTTCAGTCGAGCGGCTTTTAAGCCCTCTCTGAACGGAGCAGGAGTCAAGTATTTCATTTCGGCTTATCCTCTCCCTACTTCTTTTCAGTCTATCGCTGAACGCGCTGACAGTCAATCTCAAACGGGGCATTGAAAAAAACAAGAGTTATGTCATCTTGCATATTCGCGACGGTGCACCGTTTCGCTGCGAAACGGTGTTGGGCGAAGCGGGTGAACCCACATCCTACCGCTGTCTCTTCAGACGGATGCCCGAGAGCCGTCTGGCTCCCATCGTGACCGACTTTTTCGACATAGGGTTCGAAGAGAGAAAAGATGCCTTTGTCTGTCTGATCGCTCCGAAAAAACAGAGTCTTATCCACCCGCTTCCTCCACCCGTTCATGAAAATCCGGAAATCTCCACCCACCCTCTGAAAATTTCGAACCACTGGATCGTGATAGGCTATGAAGATCAGCCTCCCTATCTTGGAAAAAAACGAAAATTCGAAAACGGACTCTCGTTCCCGCTGGATTTCAAGTCATACAGTATTCCCACGGTCGGTGCAGTGGATATCAACGGCGATCCCGTCTTTATGAAAAACAATCGTGATATCGAACGCTTCATTGCGGTCAAAGAGGCTTTTGAACGCGGCAAATACAAAAAAGCGTACGATCTGGCAAGCGAGGCGCTCGAAAGTTTCCCGAACACCATTTTCGCCAGCGATTTTCTACGCTACAAGATCAAATCTCTGGCGAGGGAGGATATGAAAGAGCATGCAGACGAGATCATCGCATTGGGAAAGCTCTTCATCAAACGCTACACTTCCGACGAATATCTTCCCGAAGTACTGCTGCTGCTCGCACGTGTCTACAGTGCAACCGGGTTTACCAGCGATGCCAACTACTTTTTCGATCGTCTCATAAACGAGCACAAAGGGACGCGGTTCGCCAATCTCGGTCTTATCTATCTTGGCGATCAGCTCTATATCAACGGCAAGGTGAAAGAGGCGACCAAACGTTATCTCGAAGCCTACTACAGTGCAAAAGATATCGATGTCGCATCGTTGGCGGCATACAAACTCGCCATCCGTTACCTCGATCGGGGCATGACGAAAGATGCGGTCTCCTACCTGGAAAAGATATGGAAGAGAAATCCCGATTTTCTTCTCAAAGAGAAAGAGGATGCACACTCCATCGCGCAGCAGCTCGCCGCAAGAAGGGCGTACGACCTGGCGATCGAAATCAATAAGGGATTGCTGAAAAAACTGAAAAAACTGGACGATATCTATGAAACGGTGATGTTCGAGATCGCCGAATGGTACGATGAAAAAGGGGATGTCAGATCGGCGATCGATTGGTATGAAAAGTATCTTGACGCTTTTGCCTACGGTGAATTCAGCGACAAGGCGAAAGAGAATCTCGATGCACTCTTCGTCATGAGCAACGATGCCAATGCAACGGAAGCACTCAGAAAGTACGAGAGCCTGATGCGTGAATATCGAGGCTCCCCGATCGCCGACAAAGCTTTGGCCGCCAAACTGAAAGTGCTGTTGGCAGAAAAACGTTTCGACGAGGTACTGGCACTCTCGGATATGATCGACACGATCGAAACGCCGGAAGCGAAACGGGCGGCCGAAGAGACTCGCACCGCGGCGGCCAGAGCGCTTTTTGACGAAGCCGTGAAACGGAAGGAGTGTAAAACTGGTATCGCGATGGTCGAGAAGTATGGCATCGAGACGGCAGAGAAGGAGGACGACTATCTCTACGGCTGCTATGCCAAGTATGCACGCTATGAGGATGCATTGAAAATCGCGGAGAGACATCTCGGAGAAAAAAACCTCAAAGAACGGATTGTCTGGCTTTGCAGATCGGTTCATATGCTGACATCGCTGAGGCGTTATCGCGAAGCCCTGAAGGCCTCTGCCGACGTGAGGGCTTTGAGTGGAAAAGGTGCAGAGAAGGCGTGCCCGAATCTTCCGTGGGACGAGGTGAAAGCGTACCATGCGCTGTCGGACTACGCCAAAGAGATAGCCCTCATCCGTCAAATGGCCAGACGCTACGGGAACGATATGCGTATGGCCGAAATCTATCGGATGGGATACGACAGCGCCAAAAAAGCGGGAGATACGCTTCAGCAGTTCTGGATGCTGAAAAGACTCATCGCCCTGCAAAACAGCAAAGGGAGCCATCCCTACTCGCCGTGGGTAGAATTTGAGGCGATACGACTTTTGAAAGCGCAGAAAAAGTATAAAGAGGCACTCGCGATCGCCGAAGGGATGGAAACACTCTCTTTGAGTGGGGAAAAACGTGGCAGATGGCTCTATGAGAAAGGGCTGCTCTATCGTCTGACAGGTAGACAGAAGGCGTCGAAAGAGGCATTCAGGGAGTGTGCCGCCGTCAAAGGGGGCGGAGCGTGGCGGAAGCTCTGCGAAGAGGCGCTAACGCTCCAGAACTTCTGAGATTTTCTCTTTCAGTTCGTCGCGTCCCAGCTTGGGATGGGGCGGAAACTGTGTGCTATTGAAGGTGCATTGACGTTTGGCCAGCTGCCGCGTGTGGATAACGATGCGTTCTTGCATTTGTCCAAAAGAGAGTTTGCCGTCGAAATAGTCGAGTACTTCGATGATACCGATCGCCTTCATCGCACTTGGTTCTCTGCCGTAGCGCTTTTCCAAGGCAGAGACTTCATCGACAAGACCGGCTTCGATCATGCTTGCCGTACGGCGTTCGATGCGCTGGTGAAGTTCCACTCTCTCGACTCCGATTTCAAAGAGAGAGAGGTCACGAACGATCGGAGCGGGCGGGTGTTCGGCAAAATATCGGCTCGGCTCCTTTCCTGTCTGAAGATAGAGCTGCAGGCCCTTTTCGATGCGGTAGCGGTCGTTGAGCGCGATTTTTTCGGTATAGATGGGATCGATCGAGGCGAGGCGCTTGTGTGCATCGGAGAGATTCGAAACGATCTTTTTCACTTCGGCCTCGACGTTTTCATCGATCGGCGGTATGTCGGAGATCCCTTCTGTCAGGGCTTTCAGGTAGAAGCTGGTGCCTCCGACGATAAAAAGGTGTTTGCCGTACGTTTCGGCATATCTTTTGGCCTCTTTGAAAAGATCGATGAACGTGGCGACACTGAAGTGTTTGTCGGGTGTGACGACATCGATCCCGAAATGCGGAATACCTGCACGCTCATGCAGTGTCGGTTTGGCCGAGGCGATATCGATCTCCTTGTAGATCGAGAGCGAATCGAGTGAAAGGATGACACCGCCGTATTGTCTGGCGAGCTCTATGGAAAGATCGGTTTTTCCCGAAGCGGTCGGGCCCAATATCGCAATAGTTTTCATGGAATGGATTATATGATAAAATCCGTAGAAACAATACAAAAAGGGTCGCAGTGAAGATCGTCAAGTGGTACAAAGATTTTAACGAATTGATCATGTTTCAACATTCTGTCTTCTCGCTTCCTTTTATCTTTATCGCAATGATCGTATCGGCCGACGGATGGTTTGGCTGGCAGCTTCTGCTGCTCGGCGTGCTTGCGGCGGTGAGTGCCAGAAACTTCGCGATGCTGGTCAACCGCTATCTCGACCGCGATATCGACGCACTCAATCCACGGACCCGGAACCGCCCGAGTGTCGACGGGCGCTTTTCACAGACCCAGCTGCGCCTTCTGATTCTCATCAATGCACTCGTTTTCATCGCAACGGCATATATCATCAACGATCTGGCCTTTTGGCTTTCGTTTCCGATATTGCTCGTTTTGGGCGGCTACTCCTGGTTCAAGCGCTTTTCCGAGCTCGCGCACCTGGTGTTGGGACTCTCCCTTGGACTGGCCCCGATCGCCGGTGCCGTTGCCGTCGAAGGGGAGATTCCGATGTGGTCGATGATGCTTGCAGTCGGCGTGATGTTCTGGGTGGCCGGCTTCGATCTGCTCTATTCGCTTCAGGATATGGCGTTCGACAAAGCGCAGGGGCTCTTTTCGATTCCGTCGCGGTATGGGAGCGACTGTACGATCTTTCTGGCACGCATCTTCCATGCGATCGCCGTACTCTTCTGGGCCTTTTTCACGGCGATGGCGTCGCTCGGCTTTTTTGCATGGCTGGCCGTTTTTGTTGGCGCTGCGATGCTCGTCTATGAGCATCGAATCGTCAGCAGAGATTTCACGAAGATCGACCGCGCCTTCTTCACTGTCAACGGCTATCTCGGTTTTGTCTATCTCCTTTTGATCATCGCCGACAGGATGGCAGGATGAGTGACAACATACGACTCGTTCCGGCTCCTCTCGATATAGTCTTTGACGTAGCACAGAGGGATCCCGAGGGTTTCGAGCGTGAGTTTCAACGCCTGAGCGAGACCGACGACGACCCGATCGGACAGTGGCTCAAGATCGCCAAGGCGCGCGGCGAGACGAAAGAGACCGATCCGGTACTCCTGCATCTGATCATCGAACTTCATCGCAAAGTGGACCAGTTGACGCAGATCGTCAAGCATGAAGAGCCCGAAAGGATCGATCTGCCGTATCATGCCCATATCGAGTCGATAGGTTTTGAACACTTTAAACTCAAAGAGTCGATGCTGGAACCCGGCAAGCGCTACTACGGGCGCATCACGATGCCGCTTTTCCCAAAACGGGACATGGGGATATGGTTCGATGCGATCGACGAGCGGATGGCGAAAATCGTTCGCCTGCATGACCGGGACGAGAAGGAGTGGAGCAGTTATGTGGTTGCGAGGGAACGGGTGATGATACGCGAAATGAAAGGAAAGAAGGGTGAATGAAACGGTCTTGATGATTGCAGGCCTTGCCGGGGTGATGCTGATAACGTTGATCTACATGGCGATCAAAGACAAGGAGACGGGCCGAAAGCTGGCGATGATGGAAGCTGGTATCGACAGTGTGAATCAGGAGATATTCAAACTTTCGAGAACGGTCGACATGTTCCAGAAAAAGGTGATGCGGGAGCTGGACGAGCTTTCGCAACAGACGATCGAATTGGAAATCGATGAACGTGTAATCGGTCAGAAACTGCAGCCGCTTGCGCTTCAGGTTCAGCATCTGCAGGAGCAGATCGACAAGATTCGTACGGAACTTCAGGAGCGTGTCGAGCGGCTCGACGGCAAAGTGCGCCAGGTGACGTTCGCCGCTGAACACGCCGCCCCCGATGAACAGAAGATCCTGCAGTTGCATGCCCAGGGGTTGGACAGCGCCAGTATTGCAAAGCAGCTTCGCCTGGGCAAAGGTGAAGTGGAACTCGTTTTGAAGTTCTCGAAAATTCATGCTTGAAGTTCATCCCGAGTGGCGCGACGATATCGCCGCAGCCTACAACGCACTCGATGGGAACTACCGGAAGTTTGTAGAGAACGGCCGCTACATCCCTGCGCAAGAGCACATCTTCAACGCTTTCAAGACATTGCCGAAATCGAAACTCCGCTATATCCTTTTTGGCCAGGATCCCTATCCGAGAGAGGCGTCGGCGACGGGCTATGCATTTATCGACGGTGCGGTAGAGTCGATATTTTCCGAAAGTGGTTTGAGCAAAGCGGTCAATCGGGCCACAAGCCTTCGCAATTTCGTCAAAATGGCGCTGGTCGCCGATGGAAGGCTTCAGCCGGATGAACTTTCGCAAGAGGTGATCGCGGCACTCGACAAGCGTGATCTGATCGACTCGATCGAAGAGTTGCGTCTCAACTTCGAAAAAAACGGTGTATTGCTGCTGAATGCCGCACTACTGTTCGAGGATAAACGCGCTTCAACCCGCCATGCCAAAGCGTGGCAACCCTTCGTCGGAACGCTTTTGGAGCGCATCGATAGCAACGTCGAGCTGATCCTTTTCGGCAATATCGCCAAGATGATTCAAAAGATTCCGGAGGCCGGAAGGTTCCGCCATCGATGCATGGAACATCCCTACAACCATACCTTCATTCTCAATGAAAACGCCCACCGTCTCTTCGGACCGATGCATCTTTTGAAAAAAATCGAGAATTTTTCAAAAAAACCTTGAAATTCAAAACGATTTGGTGTATAATTCCCGTCCACAAAGAGATGCGCTCGTAGCTCAGCTGGATAGAGCACTGGTTTGCGGTACCAGCGGTCACACGTTCGAATCGTGTCGAGCGCGCCATCTTCAAGCTCCCTAAATATCGAACTTCAAAGCATTTTTCATAAAATTATATTTTGTTTAAGGTTTGACCGAGTCCCACTTTTATCTTCGGCAATTACACGTACGAAACGATCTACGAGATCGATTTTTTTTTTCATGCTTAAAGAAGTATTAAAAATTGATTTCAAACCAAATAGACCCATCGTGATTCGCAAAATTCCGCTACAATGGTTTTATAAGGATATGTGATGCACCATCGATTTTGCGAGAAAGAGCTGGATACCGTTTACGACGCTTTTTATCATGAGTTTCTAGCGCAAAAAAATATGTCCTCTTTCTTTGAATCGAAAGAGCAGATCGGGAAGATTGCCGAAAAGCAGAAAAAACTTTTAATCGACTATCTCGAACATGAAATCTTCGATCCGGCACTCTATGAGGAGCTAGGAAAAAGCCATCACGACAGAAAGATCCCTTTTCTATCTATATGCGAAGCGGTCAACTTTCTGGAACGGGCGACCATCTCTCTCTTTCTGCACCCCGAAACCCATGGAGACTCCGTAGAGTCCGTCATTCGCTACTACGAAGAGGCGGAACGCTTCATCGCAAAAGGCTATTTTTTCAACGATATGCATCGCTTTGTGCAAACCCTCACGAAAAAAAGAAACAAATCCAATGCCCCTGTTGTGGCCCATTTGATGAAGATCCATGTCGACTGGATGATGGAGCTGGACAAAATCGTACAAAAGGAGCCGCTCGATTACGATAGGCTCGAAGCGTTTATCGAGACGCCGTGCCGGTTCGGAAAGGAACTGGATATGCTTAAAGAGCATACCCATACCTGTGAAGAGTTCGACCAGATAAAGCGCGAACATATAGAGTTTCACAAAGATCTCTATGTGTTGCACTACACTTTGAAGCGGGAGGATTACATACGTGCTTATGCGCTCTTTCAGGAGATCAAGACGCTTATACTCGAGATAGAGACACTGCTTTTCGTCATCAATATCTTCGATATTTCGGAAGAGTTGAAGTACGATGGGCTGACCCGTGCTTTCAGCAAACGGATGATCGCTCCCATTCTCGGCCAAGAGGTCGAACTGAGCCGTCTCGCCGGAAAACCGTTGCTCGTCGCAATGATCGATATCGACGATTTCAAACGTATCAACGATACTTTCGGACACGCGTTCGGGGATTTCGTTCTCGCCAAACTGGTTCGTCTGATGCAGCGTAACATGCGGCGTTCCGATTATCTGTTTCGTTATGGCGGGGAAGAGTTTCTCGTACTTATGCCCAATACGGATTTGGAAGGAGCGTTGCGTGTTTTGGAAAAAGTGCGCCGAAAAGTGCATGGCCATTTTTTCAAGCAAGGCAATCGAGAAACGAGATTTACGATCAGTATCGGCCTTTTCGAAGTCGACCCGGAGTGGATCCGGTCGATCGATGGAATAATTGAGGAAGCGGACAAACGGCTTTACGAGGCCAAACGAAACGGAAAAAACAAAGTCGTTTATGGTTGTTTGCCTCGGTAGTTTCGGCAGTGTAGCTCAATATTGCAAAAAATTCCGATTTAAAATCCTTTTTTCGCGCGCTCCATCAACTCTTCCATCTCTTTTTTTCTTCGTATCTCTTCACGTCGTTCGACCGCTTCGTTGGACGGTGTTTTGGGATCGGCGAAGACCGCTTTACCGTAAAGGGTACACCCTTTCATACCCGGTTCGCAGGGCTGGTCTAGAAGGTCGCAAATGTTTCCGATTTGGTGGGAGCATGTCCATCCGCCCATCGTCTCTCCTGAACTTTTTAAAAAATCATAACATATTTTGGTGTAACACCGCTGCAGACGACGTTTTCCCCGGCTATTTTCCGACGGCCCGTTCGACGGCGGCGAGAGAGGTGAAGAGAGTGTAGTAGCTGACGACGAGGCTGCTGGAAGCGTCGATATACCCCTGGCGTGCCTGCTGCAGTTCGATATAGTCGCCGATGCCGTGTTCGTAGCGTTTCTGCGCCTGTTCGAACTTCTCTTTGGCCGCTTCGGCGAGGCTCTGGGCCAAGATCACCTCGTCACGGTTTCTGAGTGCCCGGGTGACGGCGTCGGCCACCTCCTGCCGAATACGTGATTTCACGTCGTTGTACTGCGCGAGTCTCTTGAGCAGTTCGGCGCGCGCCTCTTCGATGCGGGCATCGGTTTTGCCCCCTTCGTAGAGGTTCCACTTCAGGATGACGAGCGCGTTGGCCTGATCTTTTGGGACATAGAGCTCGAGATCACTGTCGGCCACTTCGTTGTGCGTATAATCGAGTGTGGCCAAGAACTTGGGGTAGTAGCCGCCCCTGAGACTTGCCAGGCGTGCTTTGGCACTCTCGATCCGGCTGTGGTGACTCCGTAGTTCCATGCGATGGCTGTAAGCGAATGCTACGAGCTCTTCGAGGCTCTTTTCCATGACCGGTAGGCTTTTGTCGGCGTTGGCGTAGTCGATTTCGGGAGCGTAGAGGCG
Coding sequences:
- the mqnP gene encoding menaquinone biosynthesis prenyltransferase MqnP; amino-acid sequence: MFQHSVFSLPFIFIAMIVSADGWFGWQLLLLGVLAAVSARNFAMLVNRYLDRDIDALNPRTRNRPSVDGRFSQTQLRLLILINALVFIATAYIINDLAFWLSFPILLVLGGYSWFKRFSELAHLVLGLSLGLAPIAGAVAVEGEIPMWSMMLAVGVMFWVAGFDLLYSLQDMAFDKAQGLFSIPSRYGSDCTIFLARIFHAIAVLFWAFFTAMASLGFFAWLAVFVGAAMLVYEHRIVSRDFTKIDRAFFTVNGYLGFVYLLLIIADRMAG
- a CDS encoding DUF6115 domain-containing protein — translated: MNETVLMIAGLAGVMLITLIYMAIKDKETGRKLAMMEAGIDSVNQEIFKLSRTVDMFQKKVMRELDELSQQTIELEIDERVIGQKLQPLALQVQHLQEQIDKIRTELQERVERLDGKVRQVTFAAEHAAPDEQKILQLHAQGLDSASIAKQLRLGKGEVELVLKFSKIHA
- a CDS encoding uracil-DNA glycosylase family protein; the encoded protein is MLEVHPEWRDDIAAAYNALDGNYRKFVENGRYIPAQEHIFNAFKTLPKSKLRYILFGQDPYPREASATGYAFIDGAVESIFSESGLSKAVNRATSLRNFVKMALVADGRLQPDELSQEVIAALDKRDLIDSIEELRLNFEKNGVLLLNAALLFEDKRASTRHAKAWQPFVGTLLERIDSNVELILFGNIAKMIQKIPEAGRFRHRCMEHPYNHTFILNENAHRLFGPMHLLKKIENFSKKP
- a CDS encoding GGDEF domain-containing protein codes for the protein MHHRFCEKELDTVYDAFYHEFLAQKNMSSFFESKEQIGKIAEKQKKLLIDYLEHEIFDPALYEELGKSHHDRKIPFLSICEAVNFLERATISLFLHPETHGDSVESVIRYYEEAERFIAKGYFFNDMHRFVQTLTKKRNKSNAPVVAHLMKIHVDWMMELDKIVQKEPLDYDRLEAFIETPCRFGKELDMLKEHTHTCEEFDQIKREHIEFHKDLYVLHYTLKREDYIRAYALFQEIKTLILEIETLLFVINIFDISEELKYDGLTRAFSKRMIAPILGQEVELSRLAGKPLLVAMIDIDDFKRINDTFGHAFGDFVLAKLVRLMQRNMRRSDYLFRYGGEEFLVLMPNTDLEGALRVLEKVRRKVHGHFFKQGNRETRFTISIGLFEVDPEWIRSIDGIIEEADKRLYEAKRNGKNKVVYGCLPR